One genomic region from Panthera tigris isolate Pti1 chromosome D1, P.tigris_Pti1_mat1.1, whole genome shotgun sequence encodes:
- the DNHD1 gene encoding dynein heavy chain domain-containing protein 1 isoform X18: MKPYQHISLSSLPLPPVPLTPGETQQPGAWNWQSEPEQWARSVRQQLNAQLLLVSEPKADLSPEEASPEALESQHSVCVPDTEEQLQDRQRTQRQSPKAVSQSEQPTALELLVAELQTLFSAVLRDGSPAAWHYLHAVLRLLPPYRVLLVGHLDLLPFLEQLSHWAPWVQSQLQLDLLDAIEQAFPPDTSLLESTSHIECCSQKQKFRHRPPHPACPFVQACWGGQHVGEELATWLRPLTLPELQRSLGIVGAQVALKETWWVDGLSLLPLALATDIPVRYESRDTDDAEEEPVGRKETKSQLDTQVPGKKTLQKRSSGFSFQTSLLGSQVMTIMKTERYLKKIHFLYLNVAPSRHFRPYSLVVVPPKKVNPEYYIFSPFGILHVHPVEGSETITLGTWHRHSVLWQQLQSIPFFKYFLLYKALACWKRSVKLHGLHRHRTFLGKHLLFAVPHFGAGLLHISRLLQELRSVSWLPQDPDQCYGLLDLQRALAKENHKALQLLHRCLHLCTSILHLVHEDTYHMQQGLQERLKNCKRIRTDQLSVDLQKEQGQQLEQKLRQTEAWLLRLGQLARLVDHMIGQNLVSIIEEEITSFVANILQAPRQNPFLSAELVFDDCGQLSHEPRIENMIQILTGGLQSVKASVLKVMQSTDLKTPWDSLISEGHAVGGEGILQGTSLDDRHS, encoded by the exons ATGAAACCTTACCAGCACAtcagtctctcttcccttccgTTGCCTCCTGTACCCCTTACACCAG GTGAGACCCAGCAGCCAGGAGCCTGGAACTGGCAGTCAGAACCTGAACAGTGGGCAAGGTCAGTGCGACAGCAGCTGAATGCCCAGCTCCTCTTGGTCTCGGAGCCAAAGGCGGACTTGTCTCCTGAAGAGGCATCACCTGAAGCCCTTGAATCTCAGCACTCCGTCTGTGTTCCAGACACGGAAGAGCAGCTCCAGGACCGTCAGAGGACACAGAGACAGTCCCCAAAGGCAGTGAGCCAGTCAGAGCAGCCCACAGCGCTGGAGCTCCTGGTAGCTGAGCTCCAAACTCTGTTCTCAGCTGTCCTGAGGGATGGCAGCCCTGCAGCTTGGCACTACCTGCATGCGGTGCTGCGTCTGCTGCCTCCATATCGTGTGCTGCTTGTTGGTCACCTTGATTTGCTGCCCTTCCTGGAGCAGCTGTCCCACTGGGCACCCTGGGTCCAATCCCAGCTCCAGCTGGACCTACTAGATGCCATAGAGCAGGCCTTTCCCCCAGACACCTCTTTGTTAGAGAGTACCTCACATATTGAGTGCTGTTCCCAGAAGCAGAAGTTCCGTCACAGGCCCCCACACCCAGCCTGCCCTTTTGTGCAGGCCTGCTGGGGTGGGCAGCACGTGGGGGAGGAGTTGGCTACATGGCTGCGACCACTGACACTGCCAGAGCTACAGCGCAGCCTGGGTATTGTTGGTGCCCAGGTGGCCTTGAAAGAGACCTGGTGGGTAGATGGCCTTAGCCTCCTGCCCTTGGCACTGGCCACAGACATCCCCGTACGGTATGAAAGCAGGGACACTGATGATGCAGAGGAGGAGCCTGTTGGAAGAAAAGAGACTAA GTCTCAGCTTGATACACAAGTTCCTGGGAAGAAAACGTTACAGAAGAGAAGCTCTGGCTTCTCATTTCAGACTTCCCTCCTGGGTAGCCAGGTGATGACCATTATGAAGACAGAGAGATACCTGAAGAAGATCCACTTCCTCTATCTCAATGTAGCTCCCAGCCGGCACTTTAG GCCCTACAGCCTGGTGGTGGTGCCACCCAAGAAGGTGAACCCTGAGTACTACATCTTCTCTCCCTTTGGGATCCTGCATGTCCATCCTGTGGAGGGCAGTGAGACGATCACGCTGGGCACCTGGCACCGCCATTCTGTCCTCTGGCAGCAGCTCCAGTCCATCCcgttcttcaaatatttcctcttatACAAGGCCTTGGCTTG TTGGAAGAGGAGTGTGAAGTTGCACGGGCTGCACCGGCACCGGACTTTCCTAGGGAAGCATCTGCTCTTTGCTGTGCCCCACTTTGGAGCTGGGCTTCTGCATATTAGCAG GCTTCTGCAGGAGCTGCGCTCTGTATCCTGGCTCCCCCAAGACCCCGATCAATGCTATGGGCTGCTGGACCTGCAACGGGCTCTAGCCAAGGAGAACCACAAGGCTCTGCAGCTGCTCCATCGCTGCCTGCACCTCTGCACATCCATCCTGCACCTG GTTCACGAGGATACGTATCACATGCAACAGGGCCTGCAGGAGCGGCTGAAAAACTGCAAGAGGATCAGGACTGACCAACTCTCGGTGGATCTTCAGAAGGAACAGGGCCAGCAGCTGGAGCAGAAGCTGAGGCAGACAGAGGCGTGGTTGCTGCGGCTGGGACAGTTGGCCCGCCTGGTGGACCACATGATTGGCCAGAACCTTGTGTCTATCATAGAGGAGGAGATAACCTCCTTCGTGGCCAACATCCTGCAG GCCCCAAGGCAGAATCCCTTTCTCTCAGCAGAGCTGGTCTTTGACGATTGTGGCCAGCTGTCTCATGAGCCACGTATTGAAAACATGATCCAGATTCTAACTGGGGGCCTGCAGTCTGTCAAGGCCTCTGTCCTGAAG GTAATGCAATCTACAGACCTGAAGACCCCCTGGGACTCCTTGATTTCTGAAG